The Thermoclostridium stercorarium subsp. stercorarium DSM 8532 genome contains a region encoding:
- a CDS encoding GH39 family glycosyl hydrolase, with translation MAREITIPAAGKPFKNNATFCVGSGRLGLALQKEYIDHLKIVQERIHFKYIRGHGLFCDDVGIYRETEEDGKHVAYYNFTYLDRIIDSFLEHDIRPFLELGFMPEKLKSGEQTIFYWKGNTTPPVSYEKWAELVETTLAHLIDRYGAEEVITWPVEVWNEPNIAFWAGTMEEYFKLYEYSAKAVKRVDPRIKVGGPVICGIETEKWLRAFFEHCIENNLPLDFVSRHCYTVGKPVRKGQFIYHEIFSPTYMIEELKETRKIMADYPQIANLPLHITEFNSSYVPVCPVHDTTFQAAYIARILSEAGEYADSYSYWTFSDVFEEYDVPRSAFHGGFGLVALNSIKKPVFHTFEFFANAGKELLYRDENLIVTRDDKRYVIIGWNYHDTRKGEPGPDKEYVLSIPSIGQQAILIKKQVGGNYANPLQTWSNLGKPRTLNKEQRKILMAASEPLQTDVKLFDEKGFYKVKLTIQCNHLYMLEILPVKDFTDTYDGFEPDEFFGLE, from the coding sequence ATGGCAAGGGAAATCACAATACCGGCTGCCGGTAAGCCTTTTAAAAACAACGCCACCTTCTGCGTGGGAAGCGGAAGATTAGGACTGGCACTGCAGAAGGAATACATAGACCATTTGAAAATTGTCCAGGAACGCATCCATTTTAAATATATCCGCGGGCACGGGCTGTTCTGCGATGATGTGGGAATATACCGCGAAACCGAAGAGGACGGGAAGCACGTCGCCTACTATAATTTTACATACCTTGACCGCATTATAGATTCTTTTCTTGAACACGATATAAGACCGTTTCTTGAATTGGGATTTATGCCTGAAAAGCTGAAATCCGGGGAACAGACAATATTCTACTGGAAAGGAAATACCACGCCCCCTGTTTCGTATGAAAAATGGGCCGAACTTGTGGAAACTACGTTAGCCCATCTTATCGACAGGTATGGAGCGGAAGAGGTTATAACATGGCCGGTTGAAGTCTGGAATGAACCCAATATAGCTTTTTGGGCGGGAACAATGGAAGAGTATTTCAAACTGTATGAGTATTCCGCAAAAGCGGTGAAAAGGGTTGATCCCCGAATAAAAGTCGGCGGGCCGGTGATATGTGGTATAGAAACCGAAAAATGGCTGCGTGCCTTTTTTGAGCATTGCATAGAAAATAATTTGCCTCTGGATTTCGTAAGCCGGCATTGTTATACTGTGGGAAAGCCGGTGCGCAAGGGGCAGTTTATTTATCATGAAATATTCAGTCCAACGTATATGATAGAGGAATTAAAGGAAACAAGAAAAATAATGGCCGATTATCCGCAGATTGCTAATCTGCCGCTGCATATAACCGAATTTAACAGTTCTTACGTTCCTGTATGCCCGGTGCATGACACAACTTTCCAGGCTGCATATATTGCGAGGATTCTCAGTGAGGCCGGTGAATATGCCGATTCCTATTCTTACTGGACATTCAGTGATGTTTTTGAGGAATATGACGTTCCAAGATCGGCGTTTCACGGAGGTTTTGGCCTTGTGGCGCTGAATTCAATTAAAAAACCGGTATTTCATACTTTTGAATTTTTTGCCAATGCGGGCAAGGAACTGCTTTACCGCGATGAGAATCTGATTGTTACAAGGGATGACAAAAGATATGTTATAATAGGCTGGAACTACCATGACACAAGAAAGGGTGAGCCGGGCCCGGATAAAGAGTATGTACTCTCAATTCCCTCCATCGGGCAGCAGGCAATACTGATTAAAAAGCAGGTGGGAGGGAATTATGCCAATCCGCTGCAGACATGGAGCAATCTGGGAAAGCCACGGACGCTGAATAAGGAACAAAGAAAAATACTGATGGCGGCGTCTGAACCGCTTCAGACAGATGTGAAACTGTTTGACGAAAAGGGTTTTTATAAAGTGAAACTGACCATTCAGTGCAATCATCTGTATATGCTGGAAATTCTGCCTGTTAAGGATTTTACCGATACATATGACGGTTTTGAACCGGATGAATTTTTTGGACTTGAATAA
- a CDS encoding carboxylesterase/lipase family protein: MLRMVRVENGLVRGLPAADPRITSFKGIPFAAPPVGENRWKAPQPAKDWEGVLEAFEFAPISMQAKTALDPNNIYTREWHVDPDIPMSEDCLYLNVWTPARNGDERLPVFVWFFGGGFQVGYTSEMEFDGERIARRGIVVVTVNYRLNSFGFLCHPEITAESPDAPGNFGLLDQQAALRWVKRNIAAFGGDPDNITIGGQSAGGGSVLFHLTSPQNKGLFQRAIIQSGVFTPLYAGNPVPRMNMTLKEAEREGIKFFEFLGVSSLKEARKLDAEYILKKTLEYNHFWWPVIDGVFCTGDAFRLFVENRRLQVPLIMGHTSDEFLAAPDVKSKEEFRRMADEMFGNDAGEFLELCGFNSGSIEEIKKNATVNSIEYAIRVAAKASLDAGSKSPIYYYVFDADIPGWDNPGAFHSVDLWFTFETLAKCWRPFVGKHYDLARQMCNYWANFIRTGNPNGKDSTGEEMPEWEPYAVDAPYGMRFGDRVEFVRQQPGELMKFLVRQYFKRNLS, translated from the coding sequence ATGCTTAGAATGGTAAGGGTTGAAAACGGATTGGTAAGGGGGCTTCCTGCTGCCGATCCCCGGATAACAAGTTTCAAGGGGATACCCTTTGCAGCTCCTCCTGTCGGGGAAAACCGCTGGAAGGCACCGCAGCCGGCAAAAGACTGGGAAGGAGTTCTCGAGGCATTTGAATTCGCACCAATATCAATGCAGGCGAAGACAGCGCTTGATCCGAATAACATTTATACGAGGGAATGGCACGTGGATCCCGATATTCCAATGAGTGAAGACTGTCTTTACCTTAATGTGTGGACTCCGGCACGAAACGGTGATGAAAGACTTCCTGTGTTCGTTTGGTTTTTCGGAGGAGGTTTTCAGGTCGGATACACGTCAGAGATGGAATTTGACGGAGAACGTATAGCAAGGCGGGGTATTGTCGTAGTAACAGTGAATTACAGGCTTAATTCTTTCGGTTTTCTGTGCCATCCGGAAATTACGGCAGAATCTCCAGATGCTCCCGGGAATTTCGGTTTACTTGACCAGCAGGCGGCGCTCAGATGGGTTAAGAGGAATATTGCCGCATTTGGCGGAGATCCTGACAATATTACGATTGGAGGGCAGTCGGCTGGCGGAGGAAGTGTATTATTCCATCTGACATCTCCCCAAAACAAAGGGTTGTTTCAGCGGGCTATCATTCAAAGCGGCGTTTTTACGCCACTTTATGCAGGAAATCCGGTACCGAGGATGAATATGACCTTAAAGGAAGCGGAACGGGAGGGTATAAAATTTTTTGAGTTTCTTGGGGTTTCTTCTCTGAAGGAAGCCCGTAAACTGGATGCGGAATACATACTTAAAAAAACGTTGGAATATAATCATTTCTGGTGGCCTGTTATAGACGGTGTTTTCTGTACAGGGGACGCTTTTCGGCTTTTTGTTGAGAACAGGCGTTTGCAGGTGCCGTTAATTATGGGGCATACATCGGATGAATTTTTGGCGGCGCCTGATGTTAAGAGCAAGGAAGAATTCAGACGTATGGCAGACGAAATGTTTGGCAATGATGCGGGCGAATTTCTTGAGTTGTGCGGCTTTAATTCCGGAAGTATCGAGGAAATTAAAAAGAATGCAACCGTAAATTCGATCGAATATGCAATCCGGGTTGCAGCAAAAGCCAGTTTGGATGCAGGCTCTAAATCCCCGATTTATTATTACGTTTTCGATGCGGACATTCCTGGATGGGACAATCCCGGAGCCTTTCATTCGGTGGATTTGTGGTTTACTTTCGAGACTCTTGCAAAGTGTTGGCGGCCGTTCGTCGGAAAACACTATGACCTTGCAAGGCAAATGTGTAACTATTGGGCTAATTTCATCCGAACGGGCAATCCTAACGGGAAGGATTCAACAGGAGAGGAAATGCCTGAATGGGAGCCGTACGCTGTTGATGCACCTTATGGCATGCGGTTTGGGGACAGGGTAGAATTTGTCAGGCAGCAGCCAGGCGAACTGATGAAATTCCTGGTCAGGCAGTATTTTAAAAGGAATCTTTCGTAA
- a CDS encoding LacI family DNA-binding transcriptional regulator, which yields MVTLKEIAQLCNVSVSTVSNILNGKTNVSEKTRQKVLEVVRRTGYKPNYFAQGIRKQKTRIIGIIVEDLNIFSTAPIVGAIMAYCEEHNYRTVLVDMRLYYKWSNTWYNDSQKYNSVLQPSVKELLSIKVDGIVYVAGHCRIIKCFPDDFGIPGIVVYGISDSPKYTSIVIDDEKGGYDIAKYLISMGHRKIGVIAGTPDNIHTMKRLEGFQKALFEEKILFNPDLVKYGDWMRASGYKLAESLVSQGVTAVFCMNDLMAVGLYHYLYEKGIRIGEDISVAGYDNKEIAECIKPGLTTNEIQLGKIGHEAAKVMIQMLEQGYEPAPGEIIKIPCRLVIRESVKKISEDASLENTNPVENSMD from the coding sequence TTGGTTACACTGAAAGAAATAGCGCAATTATGTAATGTATCCGTAAGTACAGTCTCAAACATACTGAACGGCAAAACAAACGTCAGCGAAAAAACAAGGCAGAAGGTACTTGAAGTTGTCCGTCGGACCGGTTATAAGCCAAATTATTTTGCCCAGGGCATTCGTAAGCAAAAAACACGGATTATCGGCATTATTGTGGAAGATTTAAATATATTCAGCACGGCCCCTATTGTCGGGGCAATAATGGCTTACTGCGAGGAGCATAATTACCGCACCGTTCTTGTTGACATGCGGCTGTATTATAAATGGTCCAACACGTGGTATAACGACAGTCAAAAATATAACTCGGTACTTCAGCCTTCCGTCAAGGAACTGCTCTCAATAAAGGTGGACGGTATTGTATATGTTGCCGGTCACTGCCGTATTATAAAATGTTTCCCCGATGACTTCGGCATTCCGGGAATTGTTGTCTATGGAATATCTGATTCGCCGAAGTATACCTCAATTGTAATTGATGATGAAAAAGGAGGATATGATATTGCCAAATACCTGATTTCAATGGGGCATCGTAAAATAGGCGTAATCGCAGGCACCCCTGATAATATACATACAATGAAACGTCTGGAAGGATTTCAGAAGGCACTGTTTGAAGAAAAAATTCTGTTCAATCCTGACCTTGTCAAATACGGCGACTGGATGAGAGCATCAGGCTACAAACTTGCAGAAAGCCTTGTAAGTCAGGGCGTTACCGCGGTCTTCTGCATGAATGATTTAATGGCGGTGGGCTTATACCACTATCTTTATGAAAAAGGTATCAGAATAGGAGAAGATATTTCGGTAGCCGGTTATGACAACAAAGAGATTGCTGAATGTATTAAGCCCGGCCTCACAACAAATGAGATTCAACTGGGGAAAATAGGGCATGAGGCTGCAAAAGTAATGATACAGATGCTCGAACAGGGCTATGAACCTGCTCCCGGAGAAATCATTAAAATACCTTGCAGGCTTGTTATTCGCGAGTCGGTAAAAAAAATAAGCGAAGATGCTTCGCTTGAAAATACCAACCCAGTTGAAAACAGCATGGACTAA
- a CDS encoding AraC family transcriptional regulator: MLLNNKLIYEKGYLVEIGKPTESLYYFFDYDERYYDINMEFQHFHNFYEIHVLLDDHANHIIEGNLYRIEFLDFVCLKPYSLHKSEYPKGPPKKRLIIQFNIPAQTGILQDNLNELLSIFEAPLPIYRFEQNNKDKIIDTLNDIFIISKSENPVRDLSIHCRFIDLLCTIYNHRNENIYMPETLNTPASKIYSITAYIHNHYNEDLSLSVLANKFFLSKYYLSHLFKEVTGFSLTDYIQMTRIRNAQQLLLFTDKKITDIATQCGFSSFSQFNRAFNKYCKTSPSNYRKKGNASFARTSPLSVVYTRD, encoded by the coding sequence ATGCTTCTGAACAATAAACTTATATATGAAAAAGGGTACCTTGTCGAAATAGGTAAACCTACTGAAAGCCTTTACTATTTCTTTGATTATGATGAAAGGTACTACGATATAAATATGGAATTCCAGCATTTTCATAATTTTTACGAAATACACGTTTTACTCGATGATCATGCCAACCACATAATCGAAGGTAACCTTTACAGAATTGAATTTTTGGATTTTGTATGCCTGAAACCTTATAGCCTTCACAAATCCGAGTATCCGAAAGGTCCGCCGAAAAAAAGGCTGATAATCCAGTTCAACATACCTGCGCAGACAGGGATATTGCAGGATAATTTAAACGAACTGCTGAGTATTTTTGAAGCGCCTTTGCCCATTTACCGTTTTGAGCAGAATAACAAGGATAAAATTATAGATACTCTGAACGACATTTTTATAATATCCAAATCCGAAAACCCCGTTCGGGATTTATCCATTCACTGCAGGTTCATAGATCTTTTATGCACAATATACAATCACCGGAATGAAAACATTTATATGCCTGAAACCCTTAATACTCCTGCTTCAAAAATTTATTCAATCACCGCATATATTCACAATCACTATAATGAGGATTTATCCCTCAGCGTACTTGCAAACAAGTTTTTCCTCAGCAAGTATTATTTGTCCCATTTATTCAAGGAAGTTACAGGTTTTTCCCTGACCGATTACATTCAGATGACAAGGATAAGAAACGCCCAACAGCTTCTTCTGTTCACAGACAAAAAAATAACCGACATTGCCACTCAATGCGGTTTTTCAAGTTTTTCCCAGTTCAACAGAGCTTTCAATAAATATTGCAAAACTTCACCAAGTAATTACAGAAAAAAAGGGAACGCGTCCTTTGCCAGAACAAGTCCCCTCTCGGTCGTGTATACCAGAGACTGA
- a CDS encoding ABC transporter substrate-binding protein, translated as MKKRVLAVLLVAVMMVGLLPGCGQNSNNSSTAKPTEAAQTSASNGSVKATPTPVPDSKTGSTAAFTEAPELKARVESGELPPVEKRLPDPSDVMVETMESIGTYGEAFTFTFNGKNAQWFYGKITEEPLFRFKTDGTIEPNVAKGYDVNENATEYTIYLRKGMKWSDGMPFTADDVLFFYYEMCIPETFGKSLWDCFKVKDENGNETIAEFEKVDDYTFKVKFQAPKPTFLEELAINGKWCFAPAHWYKQILPKFIGEAEAEKKAKEMGYSDVAAMGKETGYYYWNVPGRPTLRPWVVFENRPNNDCDGDYFVMERNPYYWKVDEKGQQLPYINELRFIKIQDPEQGLLKILDGTVDVAAVSYADYDVLYENMERGGYEFVEWASVSWADTVSQLHLNQTVKDEKKRALFQNPDFRQALSIAVDREEYAEILSEGFAQGRQAAPAEGAMGYSEEWANKWTEYNPEKAKQLLESCGLVMGSDGYYDFADGTDFVLNIQAMTDANADASAELLMKYFKEVGIKTTYKTMDRSVLENMLASNDHEAVLAPVTPASTFSIILRPDTVVPVRNYAAWYGAVGNWVASNGKEGVEPTGDLKKLCELYQQMRSAITAEEKERIALEMLKLHEKNIWIIGYMEALPTLIIKDKKIKNFPENSIFCDEFRDFGIAHFQCLYYGD; from the coding sequence ATGAAAAAACGAGTATTAGCTGTACTGCTGGTTGCGGTCATGATGGTCGGATTGCTGCCGGGGTGCGGTCAGAACTCGAACAATTCATCAACAGCAAAACCAACAGAAGCGGCTCAAACTTCTGCGTCCAACGGTTCAGTGAAGGCTACTCCTACTCCGGTACCTGACAGCAAAACAGGAAGTACGGCAGCATTTACCGAAGCTCCGGAACTGAAGGCAAGAGTTGAATCCGGCGAGTTGCCGCCTGTTGAAAAACGCCTTCCCGATCCATCAGATGTGATGGTAGAGACCATGGAAAGCATAGGAACTTATGGCGAAGCCTTTACTTTCACTTTTAACGGTAAAAATGCTCAATGGTTCTATGGAAAAATAACCGAAGAGCCTTTGTTCAGGTTCAAAACCGACGGTACAATTGAGCCAAATGTGGCGAAAGGATATGACGTTAATGAGAATGCCACCGAATATACTATTTACCTGAGAAAAGGCATGAAATGGTCCGACGGTATGCCGTTCACCGCTGATGACGTACTTTTCTTCTATTACGAGATGTGTATTCCTGAGACCTTTGGAAAGAGCTTGTGGGACTGCTTCAAAGTAAAGGATGAAAACGGCAATGAAACAATTGCTGAATTCGAGAAAGTTGACGATTATACGTTTAAGGTAAAATTCCAGGCGCCGAAACCCACTTTCCTTGAGGAACTTGCAATTAACGGCAAATGGTGTTTTGCACCGGCACACTGGTATAAGCAGATACTTCCGAAGTTTATAGGAGAAGCGGAAGCCGAGAAGAAAGCTAAGGAAATGGGTTATTCCGATGTCGCCGCAATGGGTAAGGAAACAGGTTATTATTACTGGAATGTTCCCGGAAGACCCACCCTCCGTCCGTGGGTTGTGTTCGAGAACAGACCCAACAACGACTGCGACGGCGACTATTTCGTAATGGAAAGGAACCCGTATTACTGGAAGGTTGATGAAAAAGGCCAGCAGCTTCCGTATATAAACGAACTAAGATTTATAAAAATACAGGATCCTGAGCAGGGGTTGCTAAAAATTCTGGACGGAACGGTTGACGTAGCAGCAGTGAGCTATGCTGATTACGATGTTTTGTATGAAAACATGGAAAGAGGAGGATATGAGTTTGTTGAATGGGCATCTGTTTCTTGGGCAGATACTGTTTCACAACTTCATCTGAATCAGACCGTGAAAGATGAAAAGAAGAGGGCTCTGTTCCAGAATCCTGATTTCAGACAGGCTCTGTCCATTGCAGTGGATCGTGAGGAGTATGCCGAGATTCTTTCGGAAGGTTTTGCTCAAGGAAGACAGGCCGCTCCTGCAGAAGGTGCGATGGGTTACAGCGAAGAATGGGCTAATAAGTGGACCGAATACAATCCTGAAAAAGCTAAGCAGTTGCTTGAATCCTGCGGTCTTGTTATGGGATCCGACGGATATTATGATTTTGCCGATGGTACCGACTTTGTTCTGAACATTCAGGCAATGACCGATGCCAATGCAGATGCCTCTGCGGAGCTGCTGATGAAATATTTCAAGGAAGTGGGTATTAAGACAACTTATAAAACGATGGATCGTTCAGTACTTGAAAACATGTTGGCCAGCAATGACCATGAGGCGGTTCTTGCACCGGTTACACCTGCATCCACATTCAGTATCATTCTGAGACCCGATACCGTTGTACCTGTAAGAAATTATGCGGCGTGGTACGGCGCAGTCGGTAACTGGGTCGCATCCAACGGCAAGGAAGGAGTAGAGCCGACAGGCGATCTGAAGAAACTCTGCGAACTCTATCAGCAGATGAGATCTGCCATTACTGCAGAGGAGAAAGAAAGGATTGCGCTTGAAATGCTGAAACTCCATGAAAAGAATATCTGGATTATCGGCTACATGGAGGCCCTGCCTACTCTTATCATAAAAGACAAAAAAATAAAGAATTTCCCTGAAAACTCAATTTTCTGTGACGAGTTCAGGGATTTCGGAATTGCTCACTTCCAGTGCTTGTATTATGGAGACTAA
- a CDS encoding SPFH domain-containing protein, which yields MSLKESLKNFIKNQFIEVIEWTDPSVDTIVYRFPVANKEIKMGAMLTVRESQVAIFVNQGELADVFGPGLYELSTNNMPVMTKLNSWKYGFNSPFKAEVYFVNTKQFLDQKWGTKSPVPMMDPVFGQIEVRARGTYSFRVSDPVKFMREVFGTKESLKTSEITSQIRSYIIQYMKDTMAESKLSFFDLQGNLVEFSEKVKENLSAKLGNLGIEIINLTIEDFSMPEELMEAYREGAKYNLIGGFDRHVKKETLKALNTAAANEGGMAGLGATLGAGLFFGNMMKESFSHPSGTENVLCPHCRNVISANSKFCSNCGKPLGAETTSCVKCGAEIPKGSKFCMSCGAPQTTEKTCPECGAKISARAKFCSECGAVCMS from the coding sequence ATGAGTCTGAAAGAAAGTCTGAAAAATTTCATAAAAAATCAGTTCATTGAGGTTATTGAATGGACCGATCCGAGCGTGGATACGATTGTCTACCGCTTTCCCGTTGCCAATAAGGAGATAAAAATGGGTGCGATGCTGACGGTCAGGGAATCCCAGGTGGCAATTTTTGTTAACCAGGGCGAACTGGCAGACGTTTTCGGACCGGGACTGTATGAACTGTCTACAAACAATATGCCCGTCATGACAAAGCTGAATTCCTGGAAGTACGGATTTAACTCGCCTTTTAAAGCGGAAGTGTATTTTGTCAATACGAAACAATTTCTTGATCAGAAGTGGGGTACAAAATCCCCCGTTCCAATGATGGATCCCGTATTCGGACAAATTGAGGTAAGAGCGCGCGGTACATACTCATTCAGGGTGTCGGATCCTGTTAAATTCATGCGGGAGGTTTTCGGTACAAAGGAAAGCCTTAAAACCAGTGAAATAACATCTCAGATCCGTTCGTACATTATACAGTATATGAAAGATACAATGGCTGAATCAAAGCTTTCGTTCTTTGATTTACAGGGAAACCTGGTTGAATTTTCAGAGAAGGTTAAGGAAAACTTGTCGGCAAAACTGGGGAATCTCGGAATAGAAATTATTAATCTCACCATTGAGGATTTTTCAATGCCCGAGGAACTGATGGAGGCCTACCGTGAAGGGGCGAAGTACAATCTGATAGGCGGATTTGACAGGCATGTTAAAAAGGAAACGCTGAAAGCCCTGAATACTGCAGCGGCAAATGAAGGGGGAATGGCAGGACTGGGGGCTACCCTCGGTGCCGGGCTATTTTTCGGGAATATGATGAAAGAAAGTTTTTCACATCCTTCAGGAACTGAAAATGTGCTTTGTCCGCATTGCAGAAACGTGATAAGTGCGAATTCAAAGTTCTGTTCCAACTGCGGTAAACCTTTAGGGGCTGAAACCACGAGCTGCGTCAAATGCGGAGCTGAAATTCCGAAGGGCTCAAAATTTTGCATGAGCTGTGGCGCGCCTCAGACTACCGAAAAGACATGCCCCGAATGCGGAGCAAAAATATCTGCCCGGGCAAAATTCTGCAGTGAGTGCGGAGCTGTTTGCATGAGCTGA
- a CDS encoding glycoside hydrolase family 88/105 protein, whose amino-acid sequence MQEKKETFDNSIDIKSIQDKLAKVIDKSRETLYDDDEIFIKNMQSKNLAGDDINRYRHWEWPQGVSLFGFWKLFEATKDKKYLDIITNYYDLQFQIGLPSKNINTTAPMLTMIFLYEYTNSDKYGDLCVEWADWLVKHLPRTREDGFQHLTSDTLNNGELWVDTLFMSVLFLAKTGAVMKREDWVEEAKYQFLIHSKYLTDRKTGLWFHGWTFDGNHNFTEALWGRGNCWITISIPEFLSIVRCEAGVKKYLVQLLTRQVEALEKYQDKDGMWHTVINDPTSYLEASATCGFGYGILKAVDSGLISARFKNCAVKAINPVLDCIDDEGYVNKVSYGTSMGRDSIEHYKNIEIRRMPYGQAMAMLFLQEALKSVSKK is encoded by the coding sequence ATGCAGGAAAAAAAAGAAACCTTTGACAATTCAATTGATATCAAATCCATTCAAGACAAGCTGGCTAAAGTTATCGACAAATCAAGGGAAACATTGTATGACGACGATGAAATCTTTATTAAAAACATGCAGAGCAAAAACCTGGCAGGAGACGACATTAACAGGTACCGGCACTGGGAGTGGCCTCAGGGCGTAAGCTTGTTTGGTTTCTGGAAATTGTTTGAAGCAACAAAGGACAAAAAATACCTCGACATTATCACTAATTATTATGACCTGCAGTTCCAAATAGGACTGCCTTCAAAAAACATCAATACAACAGCCCCGATGCTCACGATGATATTTCTGTATGAGTATACAAATAGCGATAAATACGGAGATTTATGCGTTGAATGGGCCGACTGGCTGGTAAAACACTTACCCAGGACGAGGGAGGACGGTTTTCAGCATCTTACGTCGGACACACTGAATAACGGAGAACTTTGGGTTGATACGTTATTCATGTCGGTTCTGTTTCTTGCGAAAACCGGTGCCGTAATGAAGCGTGAAGATTGGGTTGAAGAAGCCAAATACCAGTTTTTAATCCATTCAAAGTATCTGACCGATCGTAAAACGGGATTATGGTTCCACGGCTGGACTTTCGACGGAAATCATAATTTCACCGAGGCGTTATGGGGAAGGGGAAACTGCTGGATAACAATATCCATTCCGGAATTTCTGTCAATAGTCAGGTGCGAAGCCGGAGTTAAGAAATATTTGGTGCAGTTGCTCACACGCCAGGTTGAGGCTCTGGAAAAATATCAGGATAAAGACGGTATGTGGCACACCGTTATCAATGATCCGACATCATATCTTGAAGCCAGTGCAACCTGCGGTTTTGGCTATGGAATTTTAAAAGCGGTGGACAGCGGACTGATAAGTGCACGTTTTAAAAATTGTGCAGTTAAAGCCATAAACCCCGTACTGGATTGTATTGATGATGAAGGTTATGTGAATAAGGTTTCTTATGGCACAAGCATGGGCAGAGACAGCATTGAACACTATAAAAATATTGAAATCAGACGCATGCCTTACGGGCAGGCGATGGCAATGCTGTTTTTGCAGGAAGCGCTGAAAAGCGTTTCAAAGAAATAA
- a CDS encoding family 43 glycosylhydrolase — MRKQRFNPYLPSWEYIPDAEPYVFNGRVYIYGSHDRFNGHAFCLNDYVCWSAPVDDLSEWRYEGVIYRKTDDPLNPDGRMCLYAPDVTLGPDGRYYLYYVLDKVPVVSVAVCDTPAGKYEFYGYVRYADGTRLGEREGDWPQFDPAVLTEGERTYLYTGFCPKGDKSRKGAMATVLGPDMLTVVEEPVIIVPSEPYSRGSGFEGHEFFEAPSIRKKGDTYYFIYSSVVMHELCYATSKHPTKGFKYGGVIVSNCDLHIDSYKPAEKPMYYGGNNHGSIVEINGEWYIFYHRHTNGTSFSRQGCMEKIKILEDGSIPQVEMTSCGSADEPLPGRGEYPAYIACNLFCGEESVYTDLTGAWMNNQFPKITQDGKDGDEEPGYIANMKDSATAGFKYFDCKGIKSVKIKVRGYCRGVFEVKTSWNGEVLGKIPVEFSNIWTEFSASIPIPDGIHALYFTYRGSGSASLKSFTLCTD, encoded by the coding sequence ATGAGAAAACAGAGATTCAACCCATATCTTCCTTCATGGGAATATATACCCGATGCCGAACCTTACGTGTTTAACGGCAGAGTATATATTTACGGCTCTCATGACCGGTTTAACGGCCACGCCTTTTGTCTAAACGATTATGTATGCTGGTCTGCGCCTGTTGACGATCTTTCCGAGTGGCGGTATGAAGGTGTGATATACAGAAAAACCGATGATCCGCTTAATCCTGATGGCAGAATGTGCCTCTATGCGCCTGATGTTACTTTGGGGCCTGACGGAAGGTATTATTTGTATTATGTTCTGGATAAAGTCCCTGTTGTGTCGGTTGCGGTTTGCGATACTCCTGCGGGTAAATACGAATTTTACGGTTATGTTCGTTACGCTGACGGAACGCGTCTTGGCGAAAGGGAAGGGGATTGGCCGCAGTTTGATCCGGCGGTACTTACAGAAGGGGAAAGAACATATCTGTATACAGGTTTTTGTCCCAAGGGTGACAAATCAAGGAAGGGAGCAATGGCTACCGTTTTGGGACCTGATATGCTGACAGTGGTTGAAGAGCCTGTGATTATTGTTCCAAGTGAACCATACAGCAGGGGAAGCGGTTTTGAAGGGCATGAATTTTTTGAGGCGCCTTCCATCAGAAAAAAAGGAGACACATACTATTTTATATATTCTTCGGTTGTAATGCATGAACTTTGCTATGCTACAAGCAAGCATCCGACTAAAGGTTTTAAATATGGCGGCGTGATAGTCAGTAACTGTGATCTTCATATTGATTCGTATAAGCCTGCGGAAAAGCCAATGTATTATGGTGGAAACAATCATGGCAGTATTGTTGAAATCAACGGAGAATGGTATATCTTTTATCATCGTCATACCAACGGGACCAGTTTCAGCCGGCAGGGATGCATGGAAAAAATTAAAATTCTTGAAGACGGTTCAATTCCTCAGGTGGAAATGACGTCGTGCGGTTCCGCCGACGAACCGTTACCCGGAAGAGGGGAATATCCTGCATATATAGCATGTAACCTGTTCTGCGGTGAAGAATCCGTTTATACCGATTTAACTGGCGCATGGATGAACAATCAGTTTCCGAAGATCACCCAGGACGGGAAGGACGGGGATGAAGAGCCGGGGTACATAGCGAACATGAAAGACTCTGCAACGGCGGGCTTCAAGTATTTTGACTGCAAGGGGATCAAATCGGTCAAGATTAAAGTGCGCGGGTATTGCCGAGGTGTTTTTGAGGTAAAAACATCCTGGAATGGGGAAGTACTTGGAAAAATCCCTGTTGAATTTTCAAATATATGGACTGAGTTCTCAGCCAGTATACCCATTCCGGACGGAATACATGCACTGTATTTTACATACAGGGGGTCGGGCAGTGCAAGCCTCAAATCATTCACTCTGTGTACTGACTAA